DNA from Daucus carota subsp. sativus chromosome 1, DH1 v3.0, whole genome shotgun sequence:
AAgactcgccggcgacggcgagtttcttcgTCGATTTCCGGCCAAACCACTGCGTTGATGATCGAATTGAGTGGATAAGTAGGTTCCTGGTGGTTTCTTTGTTGTATCTGCACACTTTGGGAGTGTTCTGGGCGCCGTAGTGAAGTTCCGGCGAAACTCCGGTGAGTTTCTGCCGGGGAAGGTGACCGGAGGGTCAAACTACGGTTTGACCCCCCAAATTTCAATAACGATGCAATTGTCCCCCAAACTTTCTGTTTTTACAGTTAAGCCACCCTGAAAGTTTCCAAAAGTTGCAATTCAAACCCTGGgcttttaaaaagttttaaaaatgatttctgatttaaatttaatttcgaaaatcatttattttaatttcaaaaattgtttttaattatttattaattcaaaaataaatctgatttaatttattaattaattttaattagtaattaattataataattagtcaattaatttaattattaattgattaattgttttaattaattattaattgattttaattgatttattaattagatttaattattttaaataattttaaatgattttaaaattccgaaaaatagtttcgagctttaaaatattattctaaaatatgattgaagctcgttaattgatttcaaatgatttcggacttgttttcgagtatccaaaaatggatgatttatttataaaatgattctttgacccgttttaattccgaaaaatgcttaaaaattcataataaataccagaaaaatccgtttgacttcaaatctcttttgaaaaatatatttcattaaatattttatgtgatatgtgctATGTGCTATCTGATTGATATGCTATGTGTTtacgtgattgatataaaattatttttgacatatcttttgatccgtaaatcggatttgggtgaaacgaagggtagatagaagctcgtttcgaatgtaagatgatgagaatagtatgagatcacctattgataattagttgtgatgattagcagagaagcgaggcgtaataaaagggaaagcaagtggatatagaatagtatatcgagcaggagcgattgaaatttgaaatcgtcAGTATAAGGCAAGTTTCCTTGATACTTTCCTCCAATTATAAATGTATGATCCTTGATGTGATTGCTTTGCAAGCTTTCTAATTCACTCATGACACTTATTGAGCCATATTATGAATTGTTTAAttcattgattcttgaaccatCAACCAGATTCTTTAACTATTCCTTGGACTATTCCTTCATTGATTCTTGAGCCAATAATTTGATTCTTTGATACCTATTTTGGGAACcttattcaattgtaaaccttcaacCCTTGTGATATTTGGATAATTACCATATAAACTTTCTTTCAATGTTTTGACACACCTTTGATATCCAAACCAATTGACCGGAAGTCAATCATACTTGAAACACCATACACCCCATAATTGTTTATTCCTTTTCAATAACCTAACTTCTTTGGATTTGAAAATACCCTTTGACATGTGGATCCTTTAATAAAACCAGAGACCTTCTTTCATACAAACCATGATTATTGTTCACTTGAAATCCAGATATGCTATATCTGATTCTTTGACTCGTGGAATTATTCCTGATCCTTATTCCAGAATATCTTTAAGATGCTTCTGaattgaattctgttccatctCAAAGTTTAATTATGTTCTTAATGATTCTGTTATTGCATTATATTGTTATTCATCCTGATTCataatagaattggatagttttcttaaatggaccaaatgaatggtcagaccagatgagtggtcactttaggccaatgtgtgccttggatccagtaaacgagcatggcggggcctgctcggggttagtgtctgactgatcagcagcctaacctttggtttttaaaaataaaatttaatatccaattctaatcgaaattctaaaaagaaactttgatattgagattgattctcttaaataatgatttccatcatcttttgataaatgtttaaatggatattgttatacttgctgagcttgttagctcactcttgcgaaactctatgttctttccagtgaaagcagagaaggttggtaacgatgatccgcaggctagtggtaaggccaggattccaggctgagagatggagagagctatTGGCAGCACTTGACTTTTGCTATatgtattagtttgaataatgaGACACAAATgacgtgtaagcttgtaagatttaagattatattttgggatttggatttgtaataattaaagttgtgttgtggcttgttttatactttaacctgttgcgatccatggacagttaagggtcactgtatatattatattattaatcacaGGTGTATGTTAaggtgtggaccccaaacttctgacccgggtttggagggcgccacaggttggtatcagagctacaggtttaagtcaatgaaacaagcctagattgttaggttgggtagaagtttaggattagaaatgagtgataggtagatagaacgttgagaggttgaGGATTATTCGTAATAGATTTAGGATTGATGTTGGTAGTGGATGCAGATTTTCATACGTGTTTGTTCATGTTGATTCTCAGACTATCAGGCATGTCAGGCcccagtaccccggttcattcTGATCATTCAGAGTCGACAGTTGAGGGACTTCCACCCCGTCCAGGAGTTGTACCTATATCTCCACCCAGGGCACTTACACCCCCACCTGTAGCTGGACCTTCACGTCCACCTGGATACCCTCATAGTGGACAGACCCCTATTGCAGCTGTACCGCTCAGGGATATACCCCCACTTGCACCTGAGATGCCCCCACCTGCTCCTATTATGCGACCTCCTATCCGTGGACCTCCACCAGAGCATGAGTCTTCAGGATTTTCGGGTGTCGGACCCTCTTATCCGTGTTCCCCTCTTTCAGTACCCTATCACTACTATCAGGCACTCTTGATGGAGAGAGATGAGTTGTTGGGCCAGATTGGAGAGCTGACACAGGCGATGGGGGATTTAGACCCTAACAGGGCAGAGCGACAGTTGAGAGAGGAGATACGTGCTTTTAGGACAGAGGCAGTAGAGAGGTTATGTGGGATCACCGCACCACTTGGTACCCCTGGGGATATTATCGACTGGGCTCGTTGGGTCTTGGAGCGGTTGGATGTTATCGGAGGACCAGACTTTCCCTAGGTCTGGAGTATATCATGTGTTGGAGATGGTTAGTACTATAGTGAGTAGTGTGTATGATGCAGCATAGTGAGTAGTTGTATCAGGTCAGCCGATTTTGACATGTACATATAGACTAGCGGAGCTGGCCAGATGATGTGTATGTTGTTATGATCatcagcagattttgacatgtatatatagactagctGAGTTGACTGGATAgccttgttgttgctgttgttgtaccTTACTTTTGATGAAGCGCTTGACGCTTGTATCCTTagcactgacttatatatatcagcatcttttacttTACAGTCTTGTCAtttactttatcgcacttgCTTTACTTTATTTTACTTTCAGTACCGATCATAAACTCTTGTGATAATATTGCCACCTTTCTTTTAATGttttacattctgtaaagaagcatgcaatttatttagttaaacaatctcaaaaatgttttcaaaaatgtataaatCTGTTTCTTAAAAACCTTTTAtaaaaagagaatttgatttaaaatgacTAAGtaaattgtttcttctttacagaatgcctccaacaagacatactcgtgccaacagtgatcctgaaggcaccaacagcatcaatgataacaatgataaccagaatgtcaacataggcccagtagatcctgctgtggcccaacttattcaaattttggctcaacaaactgctcatcttacccgacaacagcaacatcaagagaatcctagggtaacttttaaaacttttcaggcagttaatcctccagagtttaagggctcagcagatcctgttgcagcccaaacatggttaaaagaaatggagaagtgttttgaattagttccagcaagtgaggagcagaaaacaaagtttgccagtcattacttaaagaatgaagcaacgtattggtgggaatctgtgaagaatatggaaggtacagttgagatgacttgggagaggtttaaggaattgtttttagagaagtattttcctaggtttcttcaagatcaaatggagttgaactttttagagctgaaacaaggcaatatgtctgtggttgaatatgaaaataagtttgcggaattggctaggtttgtgccaACTTATGTAGAGACAGATAGGCAGAAAGCAAAAAGATTCCAACAAGGTCTAAAGCCTTGGATTAGGAGCAAGTTAGCGATTTTGCAATTAGAGACGTATGCGGCAGTGGTTGAGAAGGCAATGATTGCGGAGGCTGAGaatgagttgtttcagaagTCTAAAGAGGATAAGAAGAGAAAGTCAGACAATAGAGGAGGATCAACCCATCAAGGGAAGTTTCAGAAGAAAGGGAAGTTTCAAGCAGGAGGAAATCCTAATTTTAAGAGGATAGGTAGTGGTGGACAAGGAGGACGTTTTCTTACGGGAGGTCAGGCCAATCAGCAAAGGTCTTCAATGCCAGAATGTCAAACGtgtggcaaga
Protein-coding regions in this window:
- the LOC108219855 gene encoding leucine-rich repeat extensin-like protein 3, producing MSGPSTPVHSDHSESTVEGLPPRPGVVPISPPRALTPPPVAGPSRPPGYPHSGQTPIAAVPLRDIPPLAPEMPPPAPIMRPPIRGPPPEHESSGFSGVGPSYPCSPLSVPYHYYQALLMERDELLGQIGELTQAMGDLDPNRAERQLREEIRAFRTEAVERLCGITAPLGTPGDIIDWARWVLERLDVIGGPDFP